Part of the Paenibacillus terrae HPL-003 genome is shown below.
GAATGCAGGCACCGCGCAGTTTTACGACTTCGCTATTGATGCAGAGTCCTCTGTCTGGATCAAGTGTAAGCGAACGTATCCCGAAGGAATTCGTTTCTTCGTCCAGTTGTTCATTCTCCTTCATCACGCGAGTTCGACATGTATATAAATAGGGCTGTTCTACGCTCCAAAGCTTGGGCTGTCGAACATAAATACGCTGACGCAATGTAGCCCTCTCCCCTGCAAACGTGGTCAACGTTGCAGAGTCGCTGCCAACAATGTTACCGTCGACGTCGACGATTTCCGTTAAAACGTTGACCGTATGAGTGAGCAGCCCTTCGTTTTCAATGACGGTCGCCACATGGACTACAGCGCGATCAGCCTGTATATCAGGGGTGGAAATTTTGACGCCGTCAAGAGCGATATGCACCAAATTCCCTATGATGAGTTTGGTGTTCCGGTAAATCCCTGCACCGGAGTACCAACGGGAATCTTTGTAATTCAACGAAATCACTTTAATCTCATTTTCTTCCCCATATTTCAGGAAACGGTCTACTTTAATATAGAAATTCGTATAGCCATTAGGCTGTTGTCCGGCAAAAGCTCCATTCAAATACACCATAGCATTCATATATACGCCTTCAAACTCGATGGTCACTCTTTTATCTTTGTACTCTGCCGGCACAAAGAACATCTTTTTATACTCATATTCCCTTTCCGGGTAAAAGCCGATATTGTGACTGCTGTTGTTCCTTTCTATGGGTTGATTGCGGTTTCTTTCGATCATTGCATCATGGGGCAAAGTGACGGTCTTTAACGGAATCTTTGCAACTGCTTTTTCTGAAAAAAAACTGGTTTTCGAGCCAACCGTCCAATTATCGTTAAAAGAAGTACGAATCATGTTTAATCTCACTCCATTTCTCTCGCATACATTTTGGTGGCCCTTCAATCTTCGGATATCATGGTATATAACACCCAAACGGGTCCAATAAGCCCGCTTGGCTCCTGCTGCGCAAAGGACGACAAGAAGTCGCGCTGTTCTTTCACCAACGTATTCGTAACTTCGATGACAAGTTTATTTGTACCCTGCTTGATCAGGTCGTGAATCTCGAAGCGGTAAGGCGGACAGATACGCACCCCCGCTTGCTCGCCGTTTAGCCATACCTCTGCCGTTTCATACACCTCGCCCAATTCCAGCAGGGCCCCGCTCGCGGATTCGTTCCACGCAAATTCCGTTTCATATCGGAAGGTGCCCGCAAATCGAGGCAAGCCATCAGGTCCGCTCATATTCGTTAAAGCCGACAGTCTTTCCCATTCCTGAAAATGAGGATATTGCTCAGCTTCAGCGATGGATACGGCCCATTCACCTTTAAGCTCAAATTCCGAACCAATCGGATGTTCAGGCCGCTGAACCGCATAACCTTCAGGTATAGCTCCATGCAGCAGCACGATGGATTCATATGGATGAAGAACGAGCTGCACTGCTTTTGCATCGTCCTCCTCATTTGCATCCAGACGGGCCAACCGATTCTGGAAGGCGTCATAGGCATATACATGGCCCTGGACAGGCAAAACAATCTTCGTAGAAATCGTATGATGCGGACTTTCGTTAAAGAACATGAACACTTCCAAATCGTCATGGCTGTAGTGATAATTCCGAAGATACGGTTCGTATTGGCCGCTTCTAATATCGAAATGTCCGGCCGTAATAAGCTCCTGCACCAGCTTATCCAAAGCGATCACCTTCACATTCCGATGCTCAGCAAGCCTTGACAGTTCGGCAGACACGTCAATGCCCTCACTTGATCGTACCGGCAGCCCTTCAACAAAGCGAACGGGCAATCCTTGTTCGGCACACTGGACCAAGCGCTGAACCATCGCCACGGGAAGCGCTTCTGCATAGGGTACGATCAGACACTCATAATCTTCGCGGTGGACATGCAGTTTCCCGCCCTTAACGGTGGCTGTTTCCAATAGAGCATCAATGGGCAGAATGTCGCAGTCGATCTGATGCTGCATTAACTTCTTCACTGGCTTATGGAAATACATCGCTGCTCCAGACCATTCGGCTTCAGCGTGATACACCACGGCCGCGGTTGCCACATGCCTACCTTCCGAAATCAGATGACTGATCCGATTGATATATCGATTTAACTGCTTATAGTAGCGGTACTGCGGATTTTTCCCGCCCGCATACATATGCGGCGGACAATCCGGGTCCGGAAATGCTTTTTGGGTAAAGGCATGCGGAACAAAATAGTTAACGCCGCGAACGAGCATATGGTCTGTAAGCCACTTCATCAGTTTTAGCCCTTCCGTCCAGCCATACGCCCCATATACTTCGCACATCGTCCGACCTAGTTTCTTCGGATCGATGTGCCCGAGTGACACACCAAGTTTGGCGAGGCCATAGTGGAAGAATTCACTATCTGTCTCTCCCCCCGTTGGCTGGCGGAAAGACAATTCATCGAAGCCGGGAACGATCTGCCACAGCACGACATCAAGGCCCGACATGTCTTGCCCCCAGAGCGAGCGGAAGAAGTGTCCGGCACCGGGACCAAGCCTGGCATGGACATTGTTGTCTTCAAGAACATGCCCGATGTATTCCACCCCGCGAGCTCTGCACCAAGCTCCGATTTGGCCGCAGAAATTGTCCGCATAGAGCTTGCTGATGATATTCATATAGGTAAACCGTACGATCTTCGACTGTTCTCCCGCATCCTGCCAGAGAAGATATAGGAGCTTACGATACCCGGCGCCCAGCGCCTGTTCAAGCAGGGCTGGCATCTCTCGGCTCCAGGGAAGCGGCACTCCCTGTTTTCCCGGTCGAGAGTTGAAGTCAAAGGTTTTCTCATCATTGTAAAATCCGGGTTCATCTGAAAAAAAGCCGATAAATGTCTGTCCGAAATCCGCTTTGTACCGTTCGTAAAAAGCCTCGTATACTGTATCGAGCAAAATACGAGCCGAATCCCGGTCAAGCGGATTCAAATAATCTTTCTGCTCTTTACTGCCGCCATCCTTATTTTCTGAAATAATAAATACTCGCCAATACCCTTCAGGGATATCCCAATAGAGGATACCGTCATGCACAAGGTCAGTTATATCGACACAGTCATCGAGCAATGTTCCATCAGTTGGATTGCGGCGGACCGCGGTAACTGAAACCAACTTATTTTTACCGCTCGCGTGTTGGGGCTGCGAGATCGTTGGCCGAAGCCCGCACATCAGTAAGGTATCCAGCAACAGAGATGTTCCTTGGGCAGGACCGATCGTATCGATATAACGTTCCCCCAAAAACATGCGATGAAGCTCTGCCGGAGCCTCCTTTACTTTTCCTCCCGCATGTCCCGTTGGAAAATGATCGTCATCGAGAATCCATACCTTCATGCCTCGATTCCGGGCTTCCTCCATAATAATGTCCATATCCTTCCACCATTTCGGTCCAAGAAAATCCGGATGAGGCCGGGACTCCACGCACACGGCGTCGATCCCGGCTTCATGAACACGGGCCATCTCGTCCCGAATTACCTGTTCCTCCTCACCATGCTGCCATAGAAAAGGAAGGATATAATTATGTTCCTGACCCTCCAGCACTTCCATTAGTCGATTTCTCATAATTGCCTCCTGTTACAAGCTCAGTTAATTGATCCGGTGCCTGCCGCCAGCCTGGATTAAAATATCCGCCCGTCGTCGAATCGATGCCGGGAGGATAAACTATTATTTATTCACTTTTGAATACCATTCTCTGGCACGATTCGTAACCTCTTCACCACCGTATTGGTTCCACTTCTCGACGAATTCATCAAACTTGCTGATCGGGTATTGCCCAAGAATAATCTTGGTGGCG
Proteins encoded:
- a CDS encoding glycosylhydrolase-like jelly roll fold domain-containing protein, translating into MRNRLMEVLEGQEHNYILPFLWQHGEEEQVIRDEMARVHEAGIDAVCVESRPHPDFLGPKWWKDMDIIMEEARNRGMKVWILDDDHFPTGHAGGKVKEAPAELHRMFLGERYIDTIGPAQGTSLLLDTLLMCGLRPTISQPQHASGKNKLVSVTAVRRNPTDGTLLDDCVDITDLVHDGILYWDIPEGYWRVFIISENKDGGSKEQKDYLNPLDRDSARILLDTVYEAFYERYKADFGQTFIGFFSDEPGFYNDEKTFDFNSRPGKQGVPLPWSREMPALLEQALGAGYRKLLYLLWQDAGEQSKIVRFTYMNIISKLYADNFCGQIGAWCRARGVEYIGHVLEDNNVHARLGPGAGHFFRSLWGQDMSGLDVVLWQIVPGFDELSFRQPTGGETDSEFFHYGLAKLGVSLGHIDPKKLGRTMCEVYGAYGWTEGLKLMKWLTDHMLVRGVNYFVPHAFTQKAFPDPDCPPHMYAGGKNPQYRYYKQLNRYINRISHLISEGRHVATAAVVYHAEAEWSGAAMYFHKPVKKLMQHQIDCDILPIDALLETATVKGGKLHVHREDYECLIVPYAEALPVAMVQRLVQCAEQGLPVRFVEGLPVRSSEGIDVSAELSRLAEHRNVKVIALDKLVQELITAGHFDIRSGQYEPYLRNYHYSHDDLEVFMFFNESPHHTISTKIVLPVQGHVYAYDAFQNRLARLDANEEDDAKAVQLVLHPYESIVLLHGAIPEGYAVQRPEHPIGSEFELKGEWAVSIAEAEQYPHFQEWERLSALTNMSGPDGLPRFAGTFRYETEFAWNESASGALLELGEVYETAEVWLNGEQAGVRICPPYRFEIHDLIKQGTNKLVIEVTNTLVKEQRDFLSSFAQQEPSGLIGPVWVLYTMISED